The following coding sequences are from one Lolium rigidum isolate FL_2022 chromosome 6, APGP_CSIRO_Lrig_0.1, whole genome shotgun sequence window:
- the LOC124667035 gene encoding bidirectional sugar transporter SWEET4-like has translation MTPDTIRTAIGVIGNVTAVVLFLSPVPTFYGIWKNKTVEEYSAVPYLATLLNCMMWLLYGLPAVTPHNMLIITINVIGITIELHYIALFLAYSVGAARHRVLLILVAEVAFVSVVAALVLNLTHTHTHRSMIVGILCVFFEAAMYAAPLSCMKMVIQTKSVEYMPLFLSLASLACGISWTAYALIKFDLYITIPNVLGVIFAVGQVILYAIYYKSTQQILEARKVKASRAPMMEVVVDGKNGSATASGAGNDN, from the exons ATGACGCCGGACACCATCCGCACGGCCATCGGAGTGATAG GCAATGTAACTGCCGTGGTGCTCTTTCTATCCCCAGT GCCGACGTTCTACGGCATTTGGAAGAATAAGACGGTGGAGGAGTACTCGGCCGTGCCATACCTCGCCACGCTTCTGAACTGCATGATGTGGCTGCTCTACGGCCTCCCGGCAGTGACGCCGCACAACATGCTCATCATCACCATCAATGTTATCGGCATAACCATCGAGCTCCACTACATCGCGCTCTTCCTCGCCTACTCCGTTGGTGCCGCCCGACATCGggtcctcctcatcctcgtcgCGGAGGTCGCCTTTGTCTCCGTCGTCGCCGCGCTAGTCCTCAACCTCACCCACACGCACACCCACAGGTCCATGATCGTCGGCATCCTGTGCGTCTTCTTCGAGGCTGCCATGTACGCCGCGCCGCTCTCCTGCATG AAAATGGTGATCCAGACCAAGAGTGTGGAGTATATGCCCCTGTTTCTGTCCTTGGCCTCGCTCGCATGTGGCATCAGCTGGACTGCCTACGCTCTCATCAAGTTCGACCTCTACATCACC ATTCCCAATGTGTTGGGCGTCATTTTCGCGGTGGGGCAGGTGATCCTGTACGCCATCTATTACAAGTCGACGCAGCAGATCCTCGAGGCCCGCAAGGTCAAGGCCAGCCGGGCACCCATGATGGAGGTTGTCGTCGACGGGAAGAACGGGAGCGCCACGGCCTCAGGCGCTGGAAACGACAACTAG